The proteins below are encoded in one region of Festucalex cinctus isolate MCC-2025b chromosome 2, RoL_Fcin_1.0, whole genome shotgun sequence:
- the icmt gene encoding protein-S-isoprenylcysteine O-methyltransferase, giving the protein MAGNKLVLEGTVSIKSFLLGLSVVIIPMIRTCFGHLDWVFDYLTETPGKIAICVHIAVINGLLLVICRGPLYKVAVRACFLGVIFGCGLIISCTETTWTHFGWYMCSLAFFHYSEYLVTAIINPHSLSLDSFLLNHSAEYTLAAVSSWLEFTVEKLTFPELKQLRLLSFLGLLMVLCGEALRKAAMLTAGSNFNHIVQNEKAYSHVLVTSGVYAFFRHPSYVGWFYWSIGTQVILCNPICTLGYTIASWRFFRERIEEEEISLINFFAEEYVEYKKRVPSGLPFISGIHVN; this is encoded by the exons ATGGCAGGCAATAAGTtggtacttgagggtacagtaAGTATTAAGAGCTTTCTTCTAGGTCTGAGTGTTGTCATAATACCAATGATTCGGACCTGCTTTGGTCACCTTGACTGGGTCTTCGATTACCTGACGGAAACTCCCGGGAAAATAGCAATTTGTGTGCATATTGCTGTCATCAATGGCCTCCTTTTAGTAATATGCAGGGGACCTCTGTACAAG gttGCTGTAAGAGCCTGCTTTCTAGGAGTCATTTTTGGTTGTGGTCTGATTATAAGCTGCACCGAAACCACTTGGACGCATTTTGGCTG GTATATGTGCTCCCTGGCGTTCTTCCATTACTCCGAGTACTTGGTGACGGCCATCATTAACCCTCACAGCCTGTCACTGGACTCATTCCTGCTTAATCACAGTGCCGAGTACACGCTGGCTGCTGTCTCGTCATGGCTCGAGTTCACCGTGGAGAAGCTAACGTTTCCAG AGCTGAAGCAGCTGAGGTTGTTGAGCTTCCTGGGTCTGCTCATGGTGCTGTGCGGCGAGGCCCTCCGCAAGGCGGCCATGTTGACGGCCGGCTCCAACTTCAACCACATTGTCCAGAACGAAAAGGCGTACAGTCACGTGCTGGTCACCAGCGGCGTCTACGCTTTCTTTCGACACCCCTCCTATGTGGGCTGGTTCTACTGGAGCATAGGAACGCAG GTAATTCTGTGCAACCCAATATGTACGCTGGGCTACACCATCGCCAGCTGGCGGTTCTTTCGGGAGCGGATTGAGGAAGAAGAGATTTCCCTCATCAATTTCTTTGCTGAGGAATACGTGGAGTACAAGAAGCGGGTTCCCAGCGGGCTGCCCTTCATCTCAGGCATCCACGTCAACTAG